The genomic segment GCGGTAGGGCCCATAGGGGTGCCAGCCCAATGGAGCAGCGGTGCCTACGGGCATTACGCCCATGGGCATTGGCGTCGGCGGGCGTTGCACTTGCGGGCAGAGGTGTcgcagggcagcggtgcctgcTGGTGCTACGCCCGCGAGCAGAGCCACCCGTAGGGGCAGCAACGCCTATTGGCGCTACTTCTGCGAGCAGAGCCGCCCACAAGGGCACCCACCTGCAAGAGCGGCGCTCCTACCGGTGGCGGCCACAACAAGAAGGGGAAGAGAGGAAATTAGGGTcggagcaaaaagataattttgctcttgtgaatttgagaaatttcaggttCTGTCCTTtgcccaaattataaaaatatctctcagaattcaaaaaattccctacatgtccctaatttcaaaaaaaaaaaattaattaaaaagtttgattgattgttatttttattattatctagtagtcctacacgaTAATGATTtataatgtgatgtatgatatgtggacggatgatcatgtaccgtgtgatatgtgtacttgtgattattattatcagAATCTACGAGtctctattttatttctcgtttattatcgaacttgagtgtctatgattaagttgtaatcacacgaggcgtagtaggagcgtggaagcgataacggaacccacgagacggatgatcgcgatgcatggagatgcgtcgagatgccaacagaaccgatgaggacgagatggatgatcacagggcattgaGATGTACCGCTGCATACATAgaacttgatgtgagtgattaggcccactggctcgggcttgatcacattaggctgtggttcaTAATCAtatggtgtaattgctcatgtgatgtgtgattgtttatacacctactatatatatatatatatatatatatatttgcatgcgatatagatatatattaaatatgtatgtatgtgatatgtcatattatgagaccaaattaaagaaacccctctctagacaatattaagtcggtaaatgtgaggtaattaaattaacccacgtgaccttccatcattataggaagggaccgattctcggtgtagcttgagttagttgagtccctcgaggcttacctatattgcgattcgctatcctgcttatgacatagagatgtcaccagtgacctgagggcataatatacttggtcgagtcactcgagggtatatcattgaatcatactcatcttgtaacgatggtgttgacataatcgaacatcatggttggtcgagtccctcgagaccatggtgattcagaggccgaacgggacgagaatcacaatgagttgtgatcggcaagagttgcatacctttcgggcttagtgtgatttgttgagtccctcgaggttgcaccaagatactgattggatcctgatccccactagaagtctgtcagagactttcgtttcacgtgctgagagtgtcacatgacttgccagtaaaatagtggaaccatattaagatagaagttcatatcttgattgtttatttttacaaaatctgcatattatttatttttactgtatctttattttcaaaaaatatcgctttcaaatcccttacgtggcatacttgatgtcaaccgcctcactggtccaaattatatggattggctccgcaacttgagaattattctcatagtggagaaaatcacgtacatccttgatacaatgatgtctATGCCCAAGGAAGGGACAAGCGataatgagattgctcgctacgtgaagtacattgatgactccactcttgctcagtgttacatgttgggctccatgactcttgagttataaagacaacatgaaaagatggctgTTATATCCATtttcctacatgtctgcaaattgtttgatgaacagggaaggactcaacgatatgagatatttaagagcctcttccgtgttaAGATGACTTGGGGAACaccagttcaaaaccatgtcctaaagatgattgagtggatagacaaACTCATAAGCCTAGGAATgatcctaaaggataacttgtgtgtggatcttgtgctttagtcaATACaagattcattttcatagttcataatgaattttaatatgaacaagcttgagatgactctcctggagctcctcaatatgttaagggaggcagggagcactatcaagaaagagaagccagtaccttgtagagagggcaaaatagaagcttggagaagcttcaggtacattcatgatcagtctccatttgccactcttatgataacacatgagtattagataccggtagtgcttatcatatttacaatttgttgcaggttctaataaggcctaggagactggtgagaggcgagatagatatcaagatgggcaatggagcaaaagttactatagtagctattggcgaggttgccttacatctgcctggtggagttgttattgtattggatgcatgctattttgttccttctagtatcaaaaacattatttccatttcatgtttgacagttagtggatataaattaatttttaagaacaatgattgttcgatactattaggtgatgagatcatcacgagaggaacattgcataatggtctatttatgctagacactactctacatattatgaatgtaagtgtgtataagaggaaacaagatgaggtgaacagtacatacctgtgacattgtaggctgggtcacttccatgagggaatgattcaaaagtttctaaataatgaatatctagatccattcgactatgagtcatatacaacctgcgagccttgtcttcgtggaaaactgaccaactctccatttagtggaactggagaaagagccactgaactactagaactcatacatagtgatgcatgtggacccatgtcaactcatgttattggtggttactcctacttcattacctttacttatgatttctcaagatatggatatgtatacttaatgaagtataagtccgaggcctttgagaaattcagagagtataagaatgaagtggagaaccagactggaaagagtatcaagactcttcgatcaaatcgtggAGATGAGtatttaagtacaaagtttactcagttcctcaaggaccatgagattctatcctaatggatacctccttatacaccttagctcgatggtatatctgaaaggaggaattgtacgttgttagacatggtacggtccataatgagtttcgctgacctacccatctcattctggggatatgccctagagactacagcttacattctaaatagagttccaactaagtcggtagtgtctacaccatatgagatatggaaagggaagaagtccaatcttaaggttgttaagatttaggactACCTTGTCTACGTTAAAAGacgcaaccccgataagttagaatcaaggacggagtggtacaagtttatgggataccccaaggaaacttgtgggtattatttctatcatctcaaggaccaaaagatctttgtagctaagagaatgacgctccttgagaaggaatacattcttggcggagacagcgggagcatgatagagttgagcgaggttggagaacctagctcaagcactactctatagcccgagtcttttCAGGTATCTAACACATAAGttctaactttacataggtccgacagagtatcccatcgtcctgagagatatatatgacatattggaggagaggatgttgagaatattgatcctcaaacctataaggagactattatgagtatagacttcaggaagtggcaaaaagccatgaattctaagatggattccatatactacaataaggtttgaaacttaGTTGATgtacccgagggtattatacccatcggttacaagtggatctttaagaaaaagatcgaagcagatggaaagatagagatacCTATAaaacaagactagtggctaaggggtatcgtcaaaggcaaggtgttgactatgacgaaaccttctcacccatagccatgctaaaatccatccgaattctattgcctattacagcacactataattatgacatCTAGCAAATGAacgtgaaaatcacattcctcaatggcaacctcgaggaggatgtgtatatgatacaacatgagggattcatgtccaaggactgcctagataaggtgtgcaggttgcttagatccatttatggactaaagcaagcttctcgaagttggaacataagatttgatgaggcaatcagatcttatgacttcgttaagaacgatgcttggcttgtcccaatccagatcTATAGAGgcggatccaagaggatgcttggcttatcccaatccaggtacatagacaccattgtcaaaatatttagtataaaaaattccaagagaggtctcatactgatgagacatgggatatcgctttctaagagtatgtcaccaaagactcctgaagaaaggaagaacatcgataggataccctatgcatcagtaatagggtctatcttgtgtgtcatactatgtaccaggcctgatatagtgcatgctctgagtgtcacaagcatgtatcaagcggatctaggcttggagtattggaaagcagtaaagtgtatccttaagtacttgagaatgactaaggatcttttattggtatatagaggtagtagcatcAGGGTTGAATgctacacaaactcgagtttcaagtctgatgtcgatgataacaagtctaattcagggtatgtattcatcttgaatggaggagtagtgtgttgaAAGAGTTCCGCAAGACACtgctattgactcgaccatagaagcGGAATACATTGCTACAACAGTGACAACAAAAAGGGAGTTAGTATGAAGAAGatcatcatagatctgggagtcgaTTTCGTTATATTACGATACCTACGGggagattgctcaaatgaggaaacccgggtcttatcagaagtgttccggGGAGGTTCCAActgtcaacttaatcctaatggatcctcccctattgggtattggatctccatctaactacctaagcctcttagattagtggatctctatccaataatttctcatgggctcttattagatctcatccatatgatccaataattcaggggtttattgaatatccaataagataagggcttcggcggatatctcatatccgaacctctactcatcgcaatgcctaccatatgtgtgtgatcctccaagcccaatatcaagctggccgtgagtcatacatatcagaacttcttctagctcagtgaattattatctccataataattcactcaactcatcgactacggacgtactaggctactacgcaacagtccctagacgatataggagaatccaatccattagaccggtctatcctcagttatcgtgtacctttagtctctcatccatctaaattccaaagaccatataccaagcatagtgctgtcagacccatacgatttctactcgagtctcgctctaatcggattctccttgagaactctttctctctcaatacgaatgactctggctagagatttgtctgagcaaaaatatatggggcattcctctcatgacaccgagagtggatgatcctctatcgatactcaatagccctcgtaaggttgactaccactcccgatgaccggttgtgttagatttgggacatccaaacctataagtccggtatcaaagagtgaagcactcataccgAACATTttttgtctcaagtctaaggatcagatacaccaatgAGACTAtaaaatcgttgtctaacaataaggcatcatcaaccattcattatttcataagcggatcaatcagtaaactcattccccaatgagcacatgtattatattcatagtgtccccacatgaacatctatgagaccagttgtatctatcatatggacgggtatacaacacactagtctatccggttatctcgatgttcctcttaaGTAACTAATGAtcgaaattatttaggatctgtgtttaaagacgaatcggtctcattatcgtgatctcatcacgattcaattctcattacatagatctaagaacatcataatatatatatatatatatatataataataataataataagcaatataaagtaataaataccaaaatataataaacaaaaagactgtattaagtcatatgtgtcatcactcacgtgattagtttgtagggcacctatgactagtagaagaGGTAGCCCATTTTTTATTGCGTAGTGCGCGCAGCGAAAAAGATTGTACAGCGATTTGAAGAGCGTCTTCATAGCCCCTACCATATAGataaccgctagagaggaggataattGACATTCTTCATCCTCTCTCGCATATCTATAGGTTTTtaaagatatacgatcttcctaggtaatacaatctcccTTGTATGCATCATTTTTCGGTTTTGTGggtttttgcacactaatctttaTATGACGATGAAACTTTATTTTCTGTGTAAAAttctgggattttgttttctgttcttcaattgcacatgtgatgtcgcctcagatttctcaacatatagagcaCTCTTGCTTACCCTTATGGATCCTAGCTTAATAGATATTGAATCCTCATCCAATAATCATTCTAAGCCCTATTAGGTCTCACCCAATGGATCTAATAAAacatgggcttattagatatttcATATCAAATCTTTTAATCGTCGCATTGTTCActaatgtatgtgaccctctaggcccaataccgagctggtcgtgagttgcAGTTGTCATAACTCTTTCtaattagtgaattattattcttataataattcactcaagtcgagaataattcacttaacttatCAACTATAGACGTATTATGCCACTAACCTATTATCCCAAATGGTATAGGGGGATCTAATTCATTGGACATATTTCCCTCAATtgtcgtgtatctatagtccctcatccacatAATATCTTAGAGATCATATACCATGGTACTATCAAGCTCATATGAGTCTTACTCTAATTGAATTCTCTTATAAAACTCCATCATTTTCAATCCGAATCTTACGCTTATCGGATTCATCATGATCCAATCGACCCTAGCGATGAATTTGCTTGAGTGAAAGCATTTgaaatattcctttcatgatactgagagtatatgatcctctattgatacccaATTGcattcgtaaggttgactatcattcccaatgatcgtctgtgctagatctgaaacaatGCATCCTTActatttcaagtctaaggaccaaatatataaTTGAGACTAcataatcgctatctgacaatgaggtGCCATTAACCATTCAATATTCTGAAAATGGATCATTTATTcagtaaacttattctccaatgagcacctatactatatctccggtgtccccacacaagagaccagccacctccatgatatagatgggtatataacatATCAGTCTGTTCAATTATTTCGATATTTTAATCTATGACCGAgaatatttagggtttgtgtttaaaggcgaattgatcttattatcataatctcatcatgatccaattctcattgtatagatccaaagacattataatatattcatcatctaatataaaaagagaaaatataataataataacaaaaaaattaaacAGTATATCATATATATTATCACTCACGTATTAGTTTATAGGATACTTATAACTAGTATTAATCATCTTAATATTTATTTGACAAAATCACAATGAGTTATATGAGATACCCTATTagttattatatttaaaaaatatacgtATTTATTTTTTATCTGCGATGCTTGATTGAATCTTAGTATAAAATTTTCGATCTATGAATTTAATcttgatataaaatttttatatgataaatttatttgTTAAGTGCCGTTGTTGCATTAACAACATAGAGATCCTCTAATAGGAGATGAAATGTTGTGGATGCTTGGAGATCAACGGGACATGGAGTTGCAATCCAAGTCGATCGCGCTCCCGTTCCGCACGGAGAAATTGAGCGGACATGAGAGGTGAGTCCTAAACCTCACGGAGAGAAGGAGGCCGGCCCTCCACCGGGTACTCGCGTGCCCATCGAGGTCGAATGGCACGACGCCCCGCCTCAGCGCCACCTTCATGGCCTCCATGGCCTTCTTGTCCAGCGGGATCGGCGACGACTGGAAGCGATAGTTGAGTTCGGAGGAGCTGTTCTTGGCGACATCGAGCGGGTCGGCCCGTAGCTCCGCGACATCGATGCCGTGGAACCGGAGAAGGAAGCTGAGGTCGGAGAAGCCGGCACTGGCCTTGTTGTCGTTCTCCGCCACCACATCGAGGGCCATATGAATCTTAAGCAGCCCTGACGGGTCGTAGTCGAGATGGTTGAGCTGCGCGTAGGCCACCTTGATGTAGGGAATCTTGGGCTTGTAGACCATGTAGATGACgaagacgacgatgccggtgatgATGACGGCCGTTGCTAGGATGGCATACACGATAGCCAGCATCCAGATTAGGGGATTGGTGCGCCGCCCCTGCCGCGTTATGAGCTTTGGCATCGGGAATTTTGACAAACACCATGCGGGCgagtgttgctgctgctgctgcactaTAGCGTTTCTTATGGGATCGTGCAAGATTTGGTAACTCCTTTTCTTTAGTATTATTCCAaacaaagaaaaataccattCTTGCCTTGTGATAGCTAACTTATCCTGTTGCCTTTTGAGACTCCACCACTGGCTACAATTCAACTGTATGCAACCTTTTTGGCTTCATGTCTTCCTTTCTCGACACTCTTGCCCTCCATTTACACTATGTAGTCCAATGTTTTGGACGCAGCTAAACGTCATGGCTGTTGCTGCTGTGGAGCcatttacaaaggcatatttgtagGTAGGCCTTCTAAAACGAGGTCAAAGAAGGGATTTGCCATTCTCAGAAAATATTGGAAATGAACGCAACGCTTATTTAATGAACTTCTAATAATCGCTCGTCCTCTTGAGCTAACAGCTGCAAATGGCTTCGATTTAACTTGGGATCGTCTTAAAAAAGATTTAATGAACTTCTAATAATCGCTCGTCCTCTTGAGCTAACAGCTGCAAATGGCTTCGA from the Musa acuminata AAA Group cultivar baxijiao unplaced genomic scaffold, Cavendish_Baxijiao_AAA HiC_scaffold_882, whole genome shotgun sequence genome contains:
- the LOC135664757 gene encoding uncharacterized protein LOC135664757, which codes for MPKLITRQGRRTNPLIWMLAIVYAILATAVIITGIVVFVIYMVYKPKIPYIKVAYAQLNHLDYDPSGLLKIHMALDVVAENDNKASAGFSDLSFLLRFHGIDVAELRADPLDVAKNSSSELNYRFQSSPIPLDKKAMEAMKVALRRGVVPFDLDGHASTRWRAGLLLSVRFRTHLSCPLNFSVRNGSAIDLDCNSMSR